The region GTGCGTGGGGCGTCAGCGATTCCACCGCGGTGAAGGAGGTTCCCACGCTGCCGGTGACCGGTATGGGCAGTTGCGCGATGGCCGCGCAGATGTCTTCGAAGCGCAGCACGGCGTCGTGAGAGGGCGCCAGGTCGGCGAGGAGGAATTCCTCTCCGCCGCTGCGTGCGATGAGTGTCGTGGGTGTGGCGATGCCTCGCAGCGCGTCCGCGACCGCCGTGAGCGCCTTGTCGCCCACCGCGTGACCGTGGGTGTCGTTGACCGACTTGAAGTTGTCCAGGTCGAGAAGCGCGGCGAGCAGATATCCGCCGTCCCCCTGGTGACGGGACAGCAGGACGCCGATCTGCCTGCGGAATGCCCGCCGGTTCAGCAGTCCGGTCAACGGGTCGAGATCGGCGGCGGCCAGATCTCCCTTGAGGGTGCGCACCAGGCTGTGGATGGCCAATGCCACCGCGATGCTGGGCTGCAGCACCAGGAAGAGGTCGACGAGCGCGAGCGCGGAGCGGCCCTCGGCGGCGAGCTCGGCGGCCTGAGCGACCGCCACGGCGGTGACCACGACGAAGAGGGCCAGCAGCGTCCGAGCAGAGTGGAAGAAGGCCGCGTAGCCCACGATGGTGGTGAACGCGATGCAGCCCAGCAGCGCAGCCAGCGGATCCGGGTACGCCAGGCATGCCAGGGTGATCGATACGGTGGTGGCCGCGGTGAACGCGAGCGACAGGGTGTGGGAAGGCCATCGCCACAGCCACAGCGCTGACCCGAAGACACCTCCGACGACGGCGAGCCACATCATCGTGCGTCCGGCGGGACTCTGCGGGCCGCCCGCCCCGAACAGCAGGACCAGCACCCCGATCGCCATCGTCAGCGCCGTCGCAGCCAGGAAGACCCGCGTTCTCAGCGTCACACCGCGCGCCGCCAGGAAGCCGCTGACCCACTCGTAATGGTCAGCGAATGTGTGGAGCCGCTGCATTCGTCACCATCTCATTCCCCCGCGAAAGACCTTCGGTGCTATGCAACAGTGTGCCGGCGGACTTCGGGAGCGAAATCGCGATGACGGACTTTCCGGTGTGCATTTCTGTGAGCACAATAAATTGGCCAGGCGTTCGCGGAATATTGTCGGCGGTGGCGATAAGCCGGGAAGCCGCCCGCGAATATGGTCGAACAACCGCCACAGAAAGTTGTCCGTGATGTCGAAAGACAGCGAACAGAAAATCTGCCCGTGGTGCGGGCGGCCGTTCTCGAACAGAAAGAAATGGCGCAATCGGGGAGCCTGGGAGCGGGTGATCTACTGCAGCCGCCGGTGTCGCGACTCAGTCAGGTAAACCCTCGATGCAGCAAATTCACTGACGCAAATGTTCAGGCGGTGCGGGCACTCTGCGGCCCGCGCGATCCGAGGGAAGAATCGGTCGATGATCAGTCGATGGTCTAGGAAAGAAGCGTGACTACCACAACGATTCCCGGAGGGGTGGTGCACGAGCTGCCCACCGACCTCCGCGCGGCGCTGACCGAGAACGCCACTGCGCTGGCCGCGTGGCAGGACATCACGCCGTTGGCGCGCAACGAGTTCATCTGCTGGGTCACCGACGCCAAACAGGCCACGACGCGGGAGCGGCGCATCCGGCGCACGTGCGAGGAGCTCGAGGAAGGTCAGCGACGGCCGTGCTGCTGGCCCGGCTGCAAGCACCGCGAACGCACCGGTAAGCCTTAGCGGCTCCGCCGGGACTCTCGTCTGTTGGCCTTCTGGATCTCGTCGACGAGTTCGTCCTTGGTCATCTTCGAGCGTCCCGGGATGTCCAGTCGCCTGGCCACTTCGGTGAGGTGCTTCTTGCTCGCGTTGGCGTTCACACCCTCAGCGGTCTCGCCCTTGGCGTTCGGGCCGCCGCTTTCGGCGCGCTGGTCGGACGGGCCCTTCTTGCCCTTCTTCTCCCAGTGGTCGCCGACCTTCTCGTAGCTGTGTTTGAGGGCGCTGTAGGCGACGCGGTGCGCCCGCTCGCCTTCCCCGTATTCCTCGGCGGCCGAATCGTGGGCTTTCGCGAAGGTCCGCTTCGCCTTGTCGTCCGAGCGCTGCAGCGTGCTCGGCAGTTCGCTGTCCTTGGCTTTGCCGGACTTGGTGGTCTTCGGCATCGGGATCGTCCTTTCTCGTGTATGACTCATTCACTCCGGAGACGAGAGGTGCACCACCTTCATCGCGGTCATCTCGTCGAGCAGTTCCGGGCCGTACCCGAAACCGCTGCCGCTGGCCCGCCGCGGTTCGGCCGAACCACCGGGAGCGCCGCCGAACACGGCGTTGATCTTCACCGTTCCTACCGGCAGGGCCCGCCACGCGTGCTGAGCGTGCGCCATGTCGGCGGTCAGCACCGTGGCGGCCAGCCCGAACCTGTCGTCGGCGGCCTCGGCCAGGGCGGTCTGGAAGTCGGGCACCACTCGCACCGGCGCGACCGGTCCGAACGTCTCGTCGCTGAACACGAGCATGTCGGGGGTGCAGCCGGTCAGCACGGTCGGCGGGTAGTAGGTGCCCGGCCCGGGCCGCGGCTCACCGCCGGCGAGCACCTGCGCACCGCCCCGCACCGCGTCGGCGACGTGGCTGTGCACGTGCTCGCGGTGCCGCTCGTCGACCAGCGGGCCGATCCGGTCCTCCCAGCGCCGGGCTTCGTCGACGAGCGCGTGGACGAACCCGCCTGCCATCGACTCGACGACGTAGATGCGTTCCACCGCGACGCAGATCTGACCCGCGTTGGCGAATGCCCCCTGCGCCGCCTGCTCGGCGGACCAGCCGGGGGCGACGCCGTCGTCGACGATCAGCGCGTCGTTGCCGCCGTTCTCGAGCAGCGCTTTGGCCCCGCGCTCGGCGCACGCCCGCGCGATCGCCCGGCCGGTGTCGCTGCTGCCCACGTGGGCGACCACGTCGACCTGCTCGGCCTCGGCGAGCCGGGCGCCGACCGTCCCGTCGCCGTCGACGATCTCGAGCACGCCGGCGGGCAGGCACGCCGCCACCAGTTCGGCGAACCGCCGGCCGGTGCCGGGGCAGCGCTCGCTGGGCTTGTGCACGACGGTGTTGCCGGTGACCACAGCGGCCCCGATCAGACCGGCGGCCACGGCGACCGGATCGTTCCACGGCGTCAGCACCGCGACGACACCGCGCGGCTCGGGGACCATCAGGTCGGTGGCCGACCAGCCGCCCAGCAGGCTGCGGCCGCGGTGCACCGGACCCAGCTCGGCGTACTGGCGCAGTGTGCCGATCCCCGCCTGCACACCGCCCAGGGCGTCGTCGCGCGGCTTGCCGGTCTCGCGCTCGTCGCTCTCGGCCAGTTCGGCGGCGGCCGCGGCGACGGCGTCGGCAGCCGCCGACACGGCGGCGGCCCGATCGGCGGCCGGAGTGCGCGCCCACGCCGGGAACGCGCCCCGGGCCCGGGCGACGGCGTCGTCACACTCCGTCTCACTCGCGACGGGCACGTGCGCGACGGTGTCCCCGGTGCGCGGATCCAGAACAGTGATCTCCATGGTGTGCACGTTCGCGTAGTACCCCGGTGGGGACGAACGACACCCGCGATTGCCTCGGTATCGACCGGGTACAGCCGTGGCTCAGGCGAAGGAGCCGGTTCAGCGCAGCGCCGCGCGCCCCCGGATCCGGCCGAGGCCGATCAGTGCCAGCAGCGTGACGGCCAGCAGCACGGTGGTGCCGGCCGCGGCCTGGAACACCCGGCCACGGTCGGTCAGCCCGAAGATCGTCACCGGCAACGTCTTCCACGTCGCGGGATAGACCATCACGGTGGCCCCGAGCTCACCCATCGACAGCGCCACCGCCAGACCAGCCGCCGCGCCCAGCGCGGGCAGCAGCAGCGGCAGCGTGATCCGGACGAGCACACGTCCCGGACCGGCGCCGAGCGACTCCGCGGCCTGCCGGTACGCGGGATCGAGACGGTCCAGGGCCGCCGAGACCGCGCTGAACGCGAACGCCAACACCAGAACGGTGTGGGCGAGGATGACGATCCAGCGAGTTCCGCCCAGCAGCAACGGTTTCGAGTTGAACGCGATCAGCAGACCCAACCCGATCGCCACCGACGGCACCGCGATCGGCAGGTGGAACACCGCGTCGGTGAGGCGCCGCAACCAGGTCGGCGCCTCGCGCGCCGCCAGCGCGGCCCAGGTGCCGGCCACCAGCGACACCCCGCCGGCGAGGAACGCCGTCTGCAAGCTCACCGACAGGCTGGCCAGGTCCTCGCCCGACAGCGCGGCCCCGAACCGTGCCAGGCCCAGGTCGGACGGAAGCGGTCCCGTCCACGAGCCGGCCAGCCCGGCGAGCACGACGGTGCCGAGCGGCAGCACGAAGACAGCCGCGACGACGACTGCGAACACCGTCAGCACCACGGCCCTACTGCGCGGGCTCCACAGCAACACGGCTCAACCCCTCTCGGCGGTCAACCGGGCGAACACCACCCGGTAGAGCCAGTAGAGCGCCAGCGACAGCAGCACCTGCACCGTGGCGATCACAGCCGCACCCGGCAGGTCGAACGTCACGATGCCGCGGGTGTAAATGAGCACGGGCAGTGTGATGACTCCCTTGGCGCCGGTGAACAGCACGATGCCGAACTCGTTGAGCGTCAACAACAGAACCAGGCTTCCCCCGCCGGCCAGCGCGGGCCAGGCGTCGGGGAGCACGACCCTGCGCAGCACCATCGAGGGCGAGGCGCCGAGGCTGGCCGCGACGTCGAGCTGCGCGGTCGGGATCAGGGCGAAAGCCGCCAGCAGCGGCCGCACGACGAACGGGGTGAAGAACGTGATCTCGGCGGCGATGACACCCGCTGGGGTGTAGAGGAAGTTCAGCAGCGGCGAGGAGGCCCCGGTGACGGCCGAGATGGCCGCGTTGACGGCACCGGCGCTGCCGTAGAGGAACGTGAAGGCCAGCGTGACGAGGAACGACGGCAGCGCCAGCACCGTGTCGATGAGCCGGCCCACCACCGACGACCCGGGGAACGGGACGAACGCGAGCACGATCGCCAGGAACGAGCCGAGGATCAGGCACCCCAGTGTGGAGGTGGCCGCGATCGCCACAGTGCGCCACAACGCGTCCCGGAACACCTGCGAGCCGATGACCGCACCCCACGAACCGCCGGCCGATGATTCGGCGAACACGCGCAGCAGTGGGTAGAGCACCACCAGCAGGACCAGTATCAGCGGCGGCAGCACCCACAACCACGTGGTGGCCCTCGACGGTGCCGCGGCGCGGGGCGTGTCGGTGTCGGGCGGTTCCAGCAGCGCTGTCATGTCGCGGGCACCAGGACCCCGGCCGGCTCCGGCAGCCGCAGACCGACCGGGCTGCCGATCTCGAACGGTGTGTGCCCGGGGACGTCGACGTCGACCAGAACGTCGGGCACGGAGTCGACCGTCACCACCAGTCGCGTCACCGATCCGCGCCACACCGCAGCGTTCACTTTGGCCTGCAGGGCATTTCGCTCCCGCGTCGACACCACCTGGACCGCGTGCGGGCGTACGCAGAGCAGCGCCGCCGACCCGGGCGCCCAGTCGGCGTGCCCGAAGCCGGGCTGCGGGGCCTCGGCGGTGACCGTGCGGGTCCCGACGTCGACGAGCGCGGAGTTGCCGATCACGCGGCCCACGACGCACGGCAGCAGGTTCGCCCCGCCGAGGAACGCGGCGGTGAAGCTGGTGGGCGGCCGCTTCCACAGATTCTCCGCGGTGTCGACGTCCATCAGTCGCGCGTCGTTCATGATGGCGATGCGATCGGCCAGAGCCAGCGCCTCGGCCTGGTCGTGGGTGACGAACAGCATGGCCGTGTCGGGCAGCGCCTCCTTGAGCCGCTGCAGTTCGGCCAGCATCGACTGCCGCAGCTGCGCATCGAGGGCGGCCAGCGGTTCGTCGAGCAACAGCACCGCCGGACGGATCGCGAGCGCGCGGGCGATCGCGACGCGCTGCTGCTGTCCCCCGGAGAGTTCGCGGGGGAGCCGCTTCTGGTAGTCGGCCATGCCGACCATGTCGAGCGCCTCGGCCACCCGCGGGGTGATGTCGCGCCGCGCGATCTTCTGTGCGCGCAGCCCGAAGGCCACGTTGTCGGCGACGGACATGTGCGGGAAGAGCGCGTAGGACTGCAGGACGACACCGATGCCGCGCCGGGCCGGCGGCAGACTCGTGACGTCGCGACCGGCGAGTCGGACCGTGCCCGAGGTGGGCCGCACGAAACCGGCGAGCGCGTTGAGCGCCGTCGACTTGCCGGAGCCGCTGGGCCCGAGCAGCGCCACGGTCTCACCGGCCGCGACCCGCAGCGAGAAGTCGATCAGCGCCCGGCTCGCCTTCCTGCCGCGGCCGTAGGACACCCCGACGCGATCGAAAACGATTGCCGGCGAGCTGGACTCGACCGGCCGCGGTCGGGACCGCCGACCGGCCGTCCTGACGCGCGCCTGCGCCATGTCAGCTACCGGTGGCCTGGTTGTAGGCGGCGACGTCGGCGTCGAGATCGGCGAGGACCGCGTTCCAGTCCGGCACCCAGACGTCGACGCCATCGAGCACGCCGGCGGGCGTGTCGGGTTGCCCGGTGCCGGAGTGTTTCAGCGAGTCGAGCACCGGCATCCCGAGCGCGTCCGGCGACACCGTCTTCTGGGTCTCCTCCGAGATCAGGAATGCCAGCAGCTTCTTGGCGTCCTCGGCGTGCGGTGCGCCCGCGGTCACCCCGGCGACGTACGGCAGCGACACGGTGGTGCGCTTCCCGTCGGCGGCGGGGATGAAGATCGTGAACGTCGACCCGTCGTCCTTCTTCGAGGCCAGGTTCATCTGCACGTCGCCGTTGGCCACCAGCAGTTCGCCGTTGCTGACCTTGGGCTGCAGCTTGCCGGTCGAGGAGGACGGCCCGACGTTGTTGGCCTGCAACGCTTTCAGATAGTCCAGGGCACCCGGCTTGCCGCGCAGGTGCTGCAGCAGCACCAGCACCGCGGTGCCGTCGCCGGCCTGGCCGGGCGTCGAGTACTGCAACTTGCCCTTGAACTCGGGCTTGAGCAGGTCGTCCCAGGTGGCCGGCGGGGGGTTGGCGCCCGGGTTGGCGATGAAGCTCAACGCGTTGTCGACGATCGGGACGAACTGGCCCTCCGGTCCGACCTGGTCGGCGGCGATGCCCGTGGTGTCGGCGCCCGACGGCTGCAGCAGTTTCGACTGGGCGGCCTTCTGGATGAACGGCGGCAACGTCACCAGCAGGTCCGCCTGCGGGTTGGACTGTTCCTTCTCGACCCGCGAGACGACCTCGCCGGACCCGGCCTCCACGAGGTTCACGTTCACGCCGGTCTGCTCGGTGAACTTCTTGAAGGTGCCCTGATACCAGCCCGCCAGCCCGTCGGCGCTGTACACCGTCAGCGTCGTGCCGCCGCCCGACCCCGAGGTCCCGGTTCCGCCGCAGGCGCTCGACAGCGTGGCAGCGGCGGCCACGGTCAGTGCCGCGAGTGTGGTGCGTAGTTTCATCGGTCAGCCTTTCACGAGCAGGTCGGCGAAGTCGGTCACGGAGGTCACGACGTGGGTGGCGCCCGCCGCCACGAGCTGGCGTTCGTCGTGGGCGCCGGTGAGAGTGCCTGCGGCGATGGAACATCCGGCGCGCAGCGCGCTGTCGATGTCGCTGGCGGTGTCACCGAGGGCGGCGACGCTCTGCACGCGGTCGGCCCCGGTGCGCATCAGGGCCGTGAGGATCAGGTCGGGGTAGGGCCGGCCCCGCACGCCGTCGCCGGGGGCGAGCACCACATCGGCGATGTCGTCCCAGCCGAGGGCGGCGATGAGCTTGCCCTGCGTCTCGGCGGAGAACCCGGTGGTGAGTGCGACCTTGATGCCCGCCTCGCGCAACCGCGCCAGCGCCTCCGCCGCACCGGGAATCGGCTCGGCCCGGCCGGCGGTGATCACGTCCGCGTAGGCGCGTTCGAAGGCGGCGTTCGCGCGTTGGGCGCTCTGCTCGTCGCCGAAAAGCGCACGGAACACCGTGATCTTGGACTGCCCCATCGTGTCGAGCACGTACTGGCGGGCGTGCTCGCGCTCGGGACCGCCGTCGGGCAGCCCGCCGGCATCGGCGGCCGCCTCGAACGCCGCGAGGACGAGGCCGTCGTCGGCGACGGTGGTGCCCGCCATGTCGATGACCGCCAGCTGAATTCCGTTGTCTGTCATGCCTTTAGAGTCCGATCTCGTTCGCCGTCTGTTCCCCGATCGCCGGCCCGAGCGTCATCCCGCGCCCACCCGGCCCCGTGACCACCCACACGCCCGGTCCAACTTCCCGCCGATACACCAGCCGGCCGGGGTCGACGCACTGGCTGTACACCCCGGCCCAGCGCTGTCGCACCGGCGGCAGCGGCCGTCCGAGCAGTTCCTCGACGACGCCGGCGAGATAGCTGTACGGCGCCTCGGTGACGTCGAAACCGAACGGCTCGGCGTACTCGTGGGTGTCGCCGATCGTCAGGCCGCCGTGCAGGCGCTGCACGCACAGCAGCTGCATGCGGTGCTCGTGGGCGACGGGATCCTGGTTCTCGTTGCGCTGCAACGCATCCAGAGCGTCACCGGCGTAGGCGGGATAGTAGCGGAAGCTGTCGCCGTCGGCGATCGCGGTGGTCAGCGGTTCGTCGAGGGGTTCGGTCTGCATCATCTGGAGCCGCACCTTGCGCACCGGCAGTTCCCCGGCGAGTTCGCGGACCAGGCCGCCGTGGGCGGCGCCGGCGCAGACGATCACGGCGTCGGCATCGTGGACCGCGCCGCGATCGTCGATGACCCGGGTGCTGCTGACGGTGCGCGCCTCGGTACCCGGCAGGAAGGTATACCGGCCCTGGGCGCCGAGGTGGGCGCGGAGGGCGGGGAGAGCCTGCCGCGACTCGACGGCCCCGTCGCGCGAGCAGTGCAGTGCGCCGAGGAACTTCCCGCGCAGCGCGGGGTTCAGCCGGGCCGCGGCGGCCGGGTCCAGGAGCCGGAAACCCCGCCGGTCCCCGTCCGCCCGGGCGCACACCTCTTCGGCGACGGCGACTTCGGCGGGAGTGCGGAGCAGGGTCAGGGAACCGCACCCGCGGAAGCCGACGCCGGGCACCTCCGCTCCGATCTCCTCCCACAGCACCCGCGAACGCAGGCTCGCCTCGAGCTCTGCCCGCGAGCGGCCGGACACCCACACCAGCCCGAAGTTGCGCACGGTGGCACCGCGCGCCTCGGCCTCGCGTTCGAGGTGCACGACGTCGTGGCCGCGGCGCACGGCATGCCAGGCGTGCGCGGTCCCGAGGATGCCGCCGCCGACGATCGTGACCCGCATGAGCCGAGAGGTAACCGGTGCCGGACGTCGGGGCCGCAAGCAGGCGATGCCGCCGGGGCGAACAGCAGGTAAACAATTGGTATAGACCAATTTGGGCTATGGTGGACGCCGTGACGAGCCGGGCTGAACAGGTGCGCGCCGAGACCGCGACCGTGCTGGCGTCGTTGCGCGGGGTCTGGGACGAAGTCGTCGTCGACGAATGGGACCACGCGCTGCAGGCGGCGGCGCGGGCGGTCGCCGACGGCGCCGACGACGAACTGGTGCTCGCCGCGGCACTGCACGACATCGGCCACAGCCCGCTGCTCGGCGGCCCCGGTGTCGCCGACCATTCCGGACTCGCACGCGAGTGGCTCACACCGCGGTTCGGCGCCCGGGTCGGCTGGCTCGCGGGCGCGCACGTCGCCGCCAAACGGCACCTGAGCGCGGTCGATCCGGCCTACGCCGCCGCGCTGAGCGCCACGTCGGTCTCGTCGCTGGCCGACCAGGGCGGCGCAGCGGTGGACCCAGAATTCGTCGCCCATCCGTGGCACCGGGATGCGGTGCGGCTGCGGCATTATGACGACGCCGCCAAGGTCGCGGGCGGGATCGGCGTCCCCGCCGCGGTCGTCCTCGGACTCGCGTTCCGGCTGGCGCGGTGAACCTGCCCAAGCCCTACCTGGTCCGCACCGGCCTCGACGAGATCCTCGCCGGCCTGCGGGAGGGGGATGCCTTCCCGCCGGAGCGCGAGCTGGCACTGCGGTTCGGGGTCGCGAGGGAGACGGTGCGTCAGGCGGTCCACGAACTGCTCGTCGAAGGGCGCATCGAGCGACGCGGCCGCGGCACCGTGGTGGCCAGGCCCAAGCTGGTGCAGCCGCTGTCGCTGAAGTCCTACACCGAGGGCGCCCAGCGGATGGGCCGCACTCCGGGCCGGCTGCTGGTGACGTGGGAGAACACCACCGTCGACGCGGAACTCGCTGAATCCCTGCGGGTTTCGCCGACCAAGCCGGTGATGCACCTGGAGCGGCTGTTGCTCGCCGACGGGGTGCGGATCGGTCTGGAGAGCACCTACCTGCCGCTGCACCGGTTCGCCGATCTGGTCGACGACTTCGACCCGACGAGCTCGCTGTACGCCGCGATCCGGGCCCGGGGGGTGGTGTTCGGTGAGGCGACCGAGCGCATCGAGACCGTGCTCCCGTCGCCGCGGGAGGCTGCGCTGCTCGAGACGACGACGGCGATGCCGATGCTGTTGCTGAACCGCCGATCCGTCGACATCGACGACGCGCCCATCGAGGTCGTCCGGGCGCTCTACCGCGGTGACCGGGTGGCGTTCGTCGCCACGCTCACCGACGGCTGACGGCTCCGGAAGTTCAAGCCCCGCCCAGTGATACGAGCTCGAACGTGCGGACGCGACCGGGGACCGAAGCGCTGCACTGGGACAGCAGGGGCTCGGTCAAGCGGTCGCGCACGACGACCTCCACCGGCTGCGGGTCATGCTGCAGCAGCACCCGGGTCCTGCCCTCGCGGTGGTCGACCTCGAGCGGAGCCAGCGCGTCGATGCGGTCCTCGCCAGTCGCCTGCCGGGCGAAGTGCTGGGCGGCCTGCACGACGTGGGGGAGCGACGTCCGGCCGCGCAGGAACGCGTCGTCGAGTCGCCCATCGAGATACAGCCGGACGAGTCCGGCGGCGTCGGTCGAGTCGACCCGTCCGTAACACAGCCCCTTGGGCAGCACGAGCATCGTCGCGGCGAACCGGTCGCCGCCGAGATGCGAACACTCCCAGGTCCATTCGGGGTAGGCGTCCGCGATCGCGGCGACGGCCGCGCGACCCCGCACGGCGCAGCACTGGTCGTGCTTGCCGTGAGCGCAGACCGCGACCAGGGGATCTGGCGTCGGCCGGCCGTCGGAGCCGTCGAGTGCGATGTCGAGGTACTCGGCGGGGCCGCTCACCTCGCCGTGGTGCAGGGTCTCGAGTCCCGGGTCGGTGTGGGCGACGAACCACCGCCACCGCGGTGTCGCCGCCCGGCGACCGTGGCGGCGGATCGCCGCGATGCGCATGCCCGCGGTCTCGGCGCGCCGCACGATCGCCCTGCCGAGCTGGGACTCCACGATGGCGGGCGACTGCAGGAACGCCGAATGTCCCCACGCCCCTGCGAGTTCCAGCAGCAGCCACGCCTTGCCCGCGGACGCCGTGCCGTGGATCGGGTCGTCTCGGGCCAGCGACTGGTCGCTGCACGGCACCCGCTTCCCGGCAGGCGTCATCCGTCGACCGTCGCGGGGACCACCACCGCTTCGCGCAGTAGGCGGCGGATCACCACCTCGCCGTCGGCGCCATCCAGTCCGGGCACGTGACCGGCGGTGACCACAGCGCCCTGCCGCAGCGCGGCCAACGCCGGCGCACACTCGCCGGGGAAGCTGATCGTGCGGTCGGCCAGCGTGAGTTCTACCCGCCCGTCGCGGGTTTCGACGGTGCCGAGCAGCCCGTGGCGCCAGCGCACCGCGATGGTGGCGGCCCGTTCGGCTGCGTCGAAGGTGGCCAGCGGCCGCACCGCGACGGGCCGGGTGCGCTCGGCGTAGCGCTGCGCCAGTCGCCGGGCGACGTCCTCGCCGATCTCCGAGGCGTGGTCGCGGACGGTGCCCGCGAGCTGGGCCATGATCTTGCTCGCCAGCGCGGTCAGTTCGGCGGAGTGGTCGGCGTCGAGCCCCATCGGCAGCGACGCCCGGAAGTCGCCGACCGTCGCCAGGTGGTCGGCCACCGCGCGCACCACGTCCATTCCGGTCAGCGGCGACACCCCGACGGTCAGATGAATCGACAGCGTGTCGAGGGCCTGCGCCGAGTGCACCCACCCCCGCGGCAGGTAGAGCGCGTCGCCCGGGCCGAGCACGGTGTCGATCACCGGGCTGTCGCGGACCCTGCGGGCGATCGCGGCGCGGTGCTCGGTCCACGGCTGGGAGGCGAGTGGGTCGCGGTGCACCGGCTCGTGCACCGTCCAGTGTTTGTGCCCGGCGGCCTGCAGCACGAACACGTCGTGCACGTCGTAGTGGGCGTCGAAGCCGCGGCTCGTCGGCGGGGTGATGTACGCGTTCGCCTGCACCGGATGGCCGAGGTCGTCGACCATGGCCCGCACGAAGTCGATCAGCGGTGGCCACAGCCGGTGCAGGCCCTGCAGCGCGATGGACGCACCCGCGGCGAACTGCTCGAGCACCTTGGCCGAGTCGACCTGGTCGCCGATCTCCGCCCCGAACCCGGCCGGCCCCAGGTAACACTCGCGACCGACGAGCTGGCCGTCCTTGGCCACCCTGATGAACGGTGCGCGCACCCCGCGCTCAGCGAGCAACTCGTCGACGGTGTCCGGCGAGAGCAGATCGCTGAAATCGCGGGGCAGCGCGTCCGATCGGCTGAGAAGCGGCTGGCGCCCCCAGTGCGTCCGGGCGAACTCCCGGGGATCGACGGCTATGCAGCGACTCAGCATCGGGCCTCGATCAGGCGGTGCCGTCGGCTCCGCCGTCGTGGCCGCCGGCGTTGGAGCCGCCGTCGGCCGGGCCTTCGCCGCCCGCGGTGCCGTCGGCTCCGCCGTCGTGTCCACCGGGGTTCGAGCCGCCGTCGGCCGGGCCTTCGCCGCCCGCGGTGCCGTCGGCTCCGCCGTCGTGGCCGCCCGGGTTCGAGCCGCCGTCGGCGGGCCCTTCGCCGCCCCCGCCCGACGTGGTGATGTCGTCGTCGTTGATCGCCATGAAATCCTCTCCTTCATCGGACCGCGTTCGAGCTGGTGCAGGTGAACCCTGCCAGGCGCGGTG is a window of Mycolicibacterium chubuense NBB4 DNA encoding:
- a CDS encoding YdeI/OmpD-associated family protein is translated as MTTTTIPGGVVHELPTDLRAALTENATALAAWQDITPLARNEFICWVTDAKQATTRERRIRRTCEELEEGQRRPCCWPGCKHRERTGKP
- a CDS encoding aldehyde dehydrogenase family protein; the encoded protein is MEITVLDPRTGDTVAHVPVASETECDDAVARARGAFPAWARTPAADRAAAVSAAADAVAAAAAELAESDERETGKPRDDALGGVQAGIGTLRQYAELGPVHRGRSLLGGWSATDLMVPEPRGVVAVLTPWNDPVAVAAGLIGAAVVTGNTVVHKPSERCPGTGRRFAELVAACLPAGVLEIVDGDGTVGARLAEAEQVDVVAHVGSSDTGRAIARACAERGAKALLENGGNDALIVDDGVAPGWSAEQAAQGAFANAGQICVAVERIYVVESMAGGFVHALVDEARRWEDRIGPLVDERHREHVHSHVADAVRGGAQVLAGGEPRPGPGTYYPPTVLTGCTPDMLVFSDETFGPVAPVRVVPDFQTALAEAADDRFGLAATVLTADMAHAQHAWRALPVGTVKINAVFGGAPGGSAEPRRASGSGFGYGPELLDEMTAMKVVHLSSPE
- a CDS encoding ABC transporter permease, producing the protein MLLWSPRSRAVVLTVFAVVVAAVFVLPLGTVVLAGLAGSWTGPLPSDLGLARFGAALSGEDLASLSVSLQTAFLAGGVSLVAGTWAALAAREAPTWLRRLTDAVFHLPIAVPSVAIGLGLLIAFNSKPLLLGGTRWIVILAHTVLVLAFAFSAVSAALDRLDPAYRQAAESLGAGPGRVLVRITLPLLLPALGAAAGLAVALSMGELGATVMVYPATWKTLPVTIFGLTDRGRVFQAAAGTTVLLAVTLLALIGLGRIRGRAALR
- a CDS encoding GGDEF domain-containing protein yields the protein MQRLHTFADHYEWVSGFLAARGVTLRTRVFLAATALTMAIGVLVLLFGAGGPQSPAGRTMMWLAVVGGVFGSALWLWRWPSHTLSLAFTAATTVSITLACLAYPDPLAALLGCIAFTTIVGYAAFFHSARTLLALFVVVTAVAVAQAAELAAEGRSALALVDLFLVLQPSIAVALAIHSLVRTLKGDLAAADLDPLTGLLNRRAFRRQIGVLLSRHQGDGGYLLAALLDLDNFKSVNDTHGHAVGDKALTAVADALRGIATPTTLIARSGGEEFLLADLAPSHDAVLRFEDICAAIAQLPIPVTGSVGTSFTAVESLTPHAHDDVVDDLFAAADKAMYDAKHNGGNRCHHHGIWP
- a CDS encoding ABC transporter ATP-binding protein, with the protein product MASTSGCRTGTRSSPISTPTSPPTTRPPVADMAQARVRTAGRRSRPRPVESSSPAIVFDRVGVSYGRGRKASRALIDFSLRVAAGETVALLGPSGSGKSTALNALAGFVRPTSGTVRLAGRDVTSLPPARRGIGVVLQSYALFPHMSVADNVAFGLRAQKIARRDITPRVAEALDMVGMADYQKRLPRELSGGQQQRVAIARALAIRPAVLLLDEPLAALDAQLRQSMLAELQRLKEALPDTAMLFVTHDQAEALALADRIAIMNDARLMDVDTAENLWKRPPTSFTAAFLGGANLLPCVVGRVIGNSALVDVGTRTVTAEAPQPGFGHADWAPGSAALLCVRPHAVQVVSTRERNALQAKVNAAVWRGSVTRLVVTVDSVPDVLVDVDVPGHTPFEIGSPVGLRLPEPAGVLVPAT
- a CDS encoding 2-aminoethylphosphonate ABC transporter permease subunit gives rise to the protein MTALLEPPDTDTPRAAAPSRATTWLWVLPPLILVLLVVLYPLLRVFAESSAGGSWGAVIGSQVFRDALWRTVAIAATSTLGCLILGSFLAIVLAFVPFPGSSVVGRLIDTVLALPSFLVTLAFTFLYGSAGAVNAAISAVTGASSPLLNFLYTPAGVIAAEITFFTPFVVRPLLAAFALIPTAQLDVAASLGASPSMVLRRVVLPDAWPALAGGGSLVLLLTLNEFGIVLFTGAKGVITLPVLIYTRGIVTFDLPGAAVIATVQVLLSLALYWLYRVVFARLTAERG
- a CDS encoding 2-aminoethylphosphonate ABC transporter substrate-binding protein, which gives rise to MKLRTTLAALTVAAAATLSSACGGTGTSGSGGGTTLTVYSADGLAGWYQGTFKKFTEQTGVNVNLVEAGSGEVVSRVEKEQSNPQADLLVTLPPFIQKAAQSKLLQPSGADTTGIAADQVGPEGQFVPIVDNALSFIANPGANPPPATWDDLLKPEFKGKLQYSTPGQAGDGTAVLVLLQHLRGKPGALDYLKALQANNVGPSSSTGKLQPKVSNGELLVANGDVQMNLASKKDDGSTFTIFIPAADGKRTTVSLPYVAGVTAGAPHAEDAKKLLAFLISEETQKTVSPDALGMPVLDSLKHSGTGQPDTPAGVLDGVDVWVPDWNAVLADLDADVAAYNQATGS
- a CDS encoding ChaB family protein, with product MPKTTKSGKAKDSELPSTLQRSDDKAKRTFAKAHDSAAEEYGEGERAHRVAYSALKHSYEKVGDHWEKKGKKGPSDQRAESGGPNAKGETAEGVNANASKKHLTEVARRLDIPGRSKMTKDELVDEIQKANRRESRRSR
- a CDS encoding DUF2256 domain-containing protein, whose product is MSKDSEQKICPWCGRPFSNRKKWRNRGAWERVIYCSRRCRDSVR